AGAAGAAAAAATTTTTTTTGACTCTTTTTCCATTTTTTTATTTGGGGTCAGACCCCAAAAACCGACCGCTGATAACCCTTTATTGATGCGGGTTTGCGAGCGATTTTTTAAAAATGTCACGATTTTGATCAGAATTTAAAATTTAGAATTTTAAATATAAAATTTAATTTATTTTTATCATTTTTTACCTTATTTTAAATTTGGTAAAAAAAGTGTCAAATTTGATTTTTTGAGGAGATAAGCCTTTATTGATGCGGGTTTGCGAAGGTCGGAAAAAGGGGACTGTCCCCTTTTTATTTGAGGAGGGAGAGATAAACGTCGGTGGGAAGATTAAGGCGGTGGGAAGAAACCATCATTTTTTTCTTGCCCTTTTTTTGCTTTTCTAATAATTTCATTTTACGGGTAACATCACCGCCATATAATTTAGCTGTAACGTCTTTGCGATAAGGAGCAATCCTTTCCGCAGCGACAATTCTCCCACCGGCCATAACTTGTATCCTGACTTCATACATTTGCCGCGGAATAATTTTTTTTAATTTTTCAGCCATAGCTCGAGCTTGGATTTCAACTTCGTCTTTATAAACAAAAATAGAAAGTTCGCTAAATTTTTGCCCGGACAAATAAACATCTAATTTAGAAATATCTGCCGGCCTATAATCAATTACTTTCCAAAAATAAGAAGCATAACCCGAACTTACTCCTTTAACTTTATCGTAAAAATTTGAAATAAGCAAACAAAGAGGCATTTCTAAAGTAATCACTACTCGCGAAGAATCTTCTTTGCTTAAATAATGCCAATTAAATGATGTTCCTCTAAATTTTTTAGCCAATTCTAAAATAGCGCTGTAATAATCAAACGGAATAATCATTTCCACCAACGCCCAAGGCTCGCAAATTTTATCAATTTTTGCTTCATCAGGCATTTCTGAAGGGTCATGCACTTCCAACCTATCGCCATTTTTCAAATAAAAATAATAAGCAACAGAAGGGGAAGTAATGACCATTTCTTGACCATATTCTCTTTCTAATCTCTCTTTGGTAATTTCCAAATGAAGCATTCCTAAAAAACCAACACTCCAACCTCTGCCAAGAACTGGATGATTGGTGGGAGAGAATTCCAAACTAGCGTCATTTAATTTTAATTTAGCCAAAGAATCTTTAAGAAGAGCAAAAGAGCTTTTATTTCTCGGGTAAAAACTGGCGAAAACCATAGGTGATGGTTCTTCATACCCTGCCAGTGGCTCCATATCTTTATCTTTATTTTTTAAAATAGTATCTCCCACACGAGCTAAAGCAATATCTTTCAAACCAGTTTTTAAATAACCGATCTCCCCTGCCCTTAAACTTTCCTTGGCTTTAAGTTCAGGGGTGAAAATTCCCACTTCCAATAATTTAGAAATCGCTTTGCTTTGACAAAAATAAATTTCTTCTCCCGCTTTTATCTCCCCCTGATAAACTCGAATATAACTTACCACTCCCTGAAAATTGTCATAAAAAGAATCAAAAATAAGAGATTGAAATGGTTTGTCATTTTCTTCTCGAGGAGAAGGAATCCTTGAAATAACCGCCTCTAATAATTTAGGGACTCCTTCGCCGGTTTTAGCTGAAGTGTAAATAATGTCTTCTTTTTTAACATTAAAAATTTCTACCATTTCTCGAGCAACTTTTTCTAAATCCAATCCCGGCAAATCTATTTTATTGATTACCGGAATAATCGTTAAATTTGCTTTTTTAGCTAAAGCAAAATTAGCCAAAGTTTGCGCTTGCGGACCCTCATGTCCATCAACCAAAAGAATCGCCCCCTCCACTGATGCCAACGCCCGAGAAACTTCGTAAGAAAAATCAACATGGCCGGGTGTATCAATAAGATTCAAAAAATAATCTTCTCCCTTATATTTATAAACCATTGTTACCGGATGTATTTTAATAGTAATTCCATGTTCACGCTCTAAATCCATTTTATCTAAATACTGAGGGGATATTTTATCCGAAGGAATTGTTTGAGTAAGACGCAAAAAACAATCGGCAAGAGTAGACTTGCCGTGATCAATATGGGAAATAATGCAAAAATTGCGAATATTCATTTTTTTATTCTTTTGTTTATAAAATTTATTAATTCTCCTTTAAATCTTTCTTTAGAAAATTTTTGAGCGTAATCTCGAATTTTTTGTGGATCGTATTTTTTTACCTCAAAAGAAGAAACCACTTTGGCTAAAGCCTTTTTTGTTTGCGGATAAAAAAATTCTCCGGTCAAACCTTCAACTATTGTTTCCAACGCCCCTCCGGCTCTATAGGCAATAACCGGCCTACCCGAAGCCATTGCTTCAAGCGGGGTAATACCAAAATCTTCTTCTTGGGGATGAATCAACGCCTGCGCTTTTGAAAAATATTTTGCTTTTTCTTCATCGGTCAAATTTCCTAAAAATTCAATGTTAGGACCAGCGATTTTTTTCAAATATTTGTCATTACCCGTGCCAATAATTTTTAAGGGGATCCCTAATTCATTGAACACATTTATGGCTAAATCTATTTTTTTATAAGGGCGAAAACGAGAAACAAGCAAAAAATAATTTTCTATTTTAGGAGAAATATAAAATTTATCTATTTCTACTGGTGGGTAAATAACCTCGCTTTCCCGATGATAATATTTTTTTATCCGCTCTCCCACAAAACGAGAATTGGCTATAAAATAATCTGGCCTCTTAGAAGCATTTTCATCCCAAATACGAAGATAAGTTAAAAGCACAGGTAAAATTTTTTTAAAATATTTTTCAAAGCCGGATAAATTTTCAATATAATCAAAAGTATCTGACCAAAGATAACGAGTCGGCGTATGGCAATAACAAAAATGAAGGCATCCTTTATGGATCAAAACTCCTTTGGCATAAGCCGAAGAGCTGGAAATAACTAAATCATAATCTGATAAATTAAATCTTTCTATAGCCGCAGGCATTAAAGGAAGATAGACGCGGTAATGAGAAGTGCCAAAAGGCAAATTGCTAATAGGAGAAACTCTGATGTCCCATTTTTGAAAATGGGGAGGCATTTTTTTCGGGTCGTAGAATAAAGTAAAGATCGGCGCTTCGGGCCATATCTCGTGCATAGCTTCTAATACTTTTTCCGCTCCCCCGTATTGGTTTAAATAATCATGAATAATAGCTACTTTCATGTCTTGATTTTTTTAGAATTTATGCTAAAATTAATATAATAATA
The window above is part of the Parcubacteria group bacterium ADurb.Bin159 genome. Proteins encoded here:
- the lepA gene encoding Elongation factor 4 translates to MNIRNFCIISHIDHGKSTLADCFLRLTQTIPSDKISPQYLDKMDLEREHGITIKIHPVTMVYKYKGEDYFLNLIDTPGHVDFSYEVSRALASVEGAILLVDGHEGPQAQTLANFALAKKANLTIIPVINKIDLPGLDLEKVAREMVEIFNVKKEDIIYTSAKTGEGVPKLLEAVISRIPSPREENDKPFQSLIFDSFYDNFQGVVSYIRVYQGEIKAGEEIYFCQSKAISKLLEVGIFTPELKAKESLRAGEIGYLKTGLKDIALARVGDTILKNKDKDMEPLAGYEEPSPMVFASFYPRNKSSFALLKDSLAKLKLNDASLEFSPTNHPVLGRGWSVGFLGMLHLEITKERLEREYGQEMVITSPSVAYYFYLKNGDRLEVHDPSEMPDEAKIDKICEPWALVEMIIPFDYYSAILELAKKFRGTSFNWHYLSKEDSSRVVITLEMPLCLLISNFYDKVKGVSSGYASYFWKVIDYRPADISKLDVYLSGQKFSELSIFVYKDEVEIQARAMAEKLKKIIPRQMYEVRIQVMAGGRIVAAERIAPYRKDVTAKLYGGDVTRKMKLLEKQKKGKKKMMVSSHRLNLPTDVYLSLLK
- the mgtA gene encoding GDP-mannose-dependent alpha-mannosyltransferase gives rise to the protein MKVAIIHDYLNQYGGAEKVLEAMHEIWPEAPIFTLFYDPKKMPPHFQKWDIRVSPISNLPFGTSHYRVYLPLMPAAIERFNLSDYDLVISSSSAYAKGVLIHKGCLHFCYCHTPTRYLWSDTFDYIENLSGFEKYFKKILPVLLTYLRIWDENASKRPDYFIANSRFVGERIKKYYHRESEVIYPPVEIDKFYISPKIENYFLLVSRFRPYKKIDLAINVFNELGIPLKIIGTGNDKYLKKIAGPNIEFLGNLTDEEKAKYFSKAQALIHPQEEDFGITPLEAMASGRPVIAYRAGGALETIVEGLTGEFFYPQTKKALAKVVSSFEVKKYDPQKIRDYAQKFSKERFKGELINFINKRIKK